In Candidatus Methylomirabilis sp., the sequence CCGAGGACGTGGGCCGGCACAACGCCCTGGATAAGATCCGAGGCGAGGCGATGCTGCGCGAGATTGAGACCGCCGGGCGGATCCTCCTGAGCACCGGGCGCATCTCCTCCGAGATGCTCCGGAAGGGCGCCCACATGGGGATCCCCTTCATCATCTCGCGCACCTCGCCCACCTCGCTCTCCGTCGAGGGAGCCAAACGCCTGGGGATCGCGCTCATCGGCTACGTCCGGGGGGACGGTTTCAACCTCTACAGCCATCCCGAACGCATGACCTACTCCCGCCACGCCCGGGTCACCGTCCAACCGGCGTGAGGCGCCTTCCCTCCGGCCTCGTTGGTCCCGTATCCGGAACCGTCTCGCCCCTGCTCCCCGGGCCCGGCGAAAGCCGGGACGGGTCCCGGAGAGCCCATGGAACCCCTGGCCCCTCCTCCCGCCATTGCACGGCCGGCGGCGGAGACCGCCGGCCTCGGGGGACCCGATGGCTGAGGCGGCCGACCGGCGCGGGGCACAGCGGCGGGCCTGCGTCCTGCAGGTCCGCTACCTCACCCTCCCGGGCCGCGGCCGCCGCGCAAGCCGCTCGTGGCGCAAGGGATTCTGCCTGAACTGCTCCGCCGAGGGCCTGCTCCTCCAGCTCCCCCAGTTGCTCCCTCCCGGCACCAGCCTCCGCCTGGAGATCTACCTCCCGGCGGGTGCCGCGGTCGTCGCCTGCGCCGCTCGCGTCCGGTGGAACGAGATCACCGCTCCCACGCCCCAGCCAGGGGATCCCTTCCGGCACGGCGCCCTTTTCACCGCCATCACCCCGGGGGGGAAGGCCACCCTGGAGACGCTCGCCGCAGCGGCCGGCGCACGACCCCCCGGCGCGCATCCCTCCTGACGTCCCGGCCAGCCCGCCAGGGGGACGGCCAGAATCCTGCAGCGGGGGGCGGTTTCTGGGGGGCACCCCCTATGGTATTCTGCGCAGACGGGGGCTATTCCAGTCGCCAGCCCCCGCGCGAGGTCCGGGACGGGTGAAACACATCATCATCGGCACGGCCGGGCACATTGACCACGGGAAGACCTCCCTGGTGAAGGCCCTGACCGGCATCGACACCGACCGGCTCAAGGAAGAGAAGGAGCGCGGGATCTCCATCGAGCTGGGCTTCGCCCACCTCACCCTCGCGGACGGGCTGCGCCTCGGCATCGTGGACGTGCCGGGCCACGAGCGGTTCGTGAAGACGATGCTGGCCGGGGTCGGGGGGATCGACCTCGTGATCCTCGTCATCGCCGCCGACGAGGGGATCATGCCCCAGACCCGGGAGCACCTGCACATCTGCCGCCTCCTCCAGATCCCGCGCGGCCTCGTGGCCCTGACGAAGCGGGACCTGGTGGACCCCGACTGGCTCGAGATGGTGGCCGAGGAGATCCGGATCTTCCTGAAGGGGACCTTCCTGGAGGGAGCGCCCATCCTGCCGGTCTCGGCGACGACCGGGGCTGGCCTTGAGGAGCTCAAGGCGGCCCTGGGGGCGCTGGCCGCCGAGGCCGAGCCGAAGCGCGTGGAGGGCATCTTCCGCCTCCCCATCGACCGGGTCTTCACGATGAGGGGGTTCGGGACGGTCATCACCGGCACGCTCCTGGCCGGGAGCGTGAAGGTCGGGGACGAGGTGGTGGTCCTGCCGGAGGGCGCCCGCTCCCGGGTCCGGCGCCTCCAGGTGCACGGGG encodes:
- a CDS encoding formate dehydrogenase accessory sulfurtransferase FdhD; the encoded protein is EDVGRHNALDKIRGEAMLREIETAGRILLSTGRISSEMLRKGAHMGIPFIISRTSPTSLSVEGAKRLGIALIGYVRGDGFNLYSHPERMTYSRHARVTVQPA
- a CDS encoding PilZ domain-containing protein, whose translation is MAEAADRRGAQRRACVLQVRYLTLPGRGRRASRSWRKGFCLNCSAEGLLLQLPQLLPPGTSLRLEIYLPAGAAVVACAARVRWNEITAPTPQPGDPFRHGALFTAITPGGKATLETLAAAAGARPPGAHPS